From Pseudobacteroides sp., a single genomic window includes:
- a CDS encoding rhomboid family intramembrane serine protease, with protein MKREFTYSLLQTLVKDRDFMPLQDADGRYRIYDQINILTKDAYGSLVIVELLDGDMFTAQDIKERLKGNQNTIQQTEVGVAQYLYEVFIFSSYPDRDKLDAIRSAQLLKPIGKKYVKCLSVNLESKSVEKHFKLPLTDMGISKTIKSTLKEGIYKETENNDIEDVIIQKKKEFQIKLEAKAPILTYLFIALNIIIFAAIKLYSIKSGEGFDILLLKFGAKENGQILAGEYWRFITPIFLHLDEMHIFLNCYSLYALSIVERLFGHVKFLAIYLIAGIAGNIASFLFSMSWGAGASGAIFGLLGSLLYLGLQRPALFRAYFGANVLITIVINLAYGFSRSGIDNFAHIGGLIGGFLATGAVSTSNIAKWYLNRFIYIAIIVVMLASSLFYGFNSTKSTLTLKINAMEELYVSQKWSEVKKVGKEIIELEKADDVSKSAAYWYLAWTEYVTGNKEEALNHSKKLTEFDPLRGRYFSAFLYYEMGQYQNSRNEVNEAKKLKNSNDAIYKAISEIDGYLKKLGY; from the coding sequence ATGAAAAGAGAATTTACTTATTCACTATTACAGACTTTGGTTAAAGACCGTGACTTTATGCCATTGCAGGATGCAGACGGCAGGTATAGGATATATGATCAGATAAACATTCTTACAAAAGACGCTTACGGGTCCTTGGTAATCGTGGAATTGTTGGATGGGGATATGTTTACTGCTCAAGACATAAAAGAAAGACTTAAAGGCAACCAGAATACCATTCAGCAAACGGAAGTCGGGGTAGCACAATATCTTTATGAAGTATTTATTTTCAGTTCGTATCCTGACAGAGATAAGCTTGATGCCATAAGATCCGCACAGCTGTTAAAGCCCATAGGTAAAAAATATGTAAAATGCTTAAGTGTAAACTTAGAAAGCAAATCGGTTGAAAAGCATTTCAAGCTCCCATTAACAGACATGGGGATTAGTAAAACAATAAAGTCTACTCTGAAGGAAGGCATTTATAAGGAAACTGAAAACAATGATATTGAGGATGTTATCATTCAAAAGAAGAAGGAGTTTCAAATAAAACTTGAAGCCAAGGCACCAATACTGACATATTTATTTATTGCTTTGAACATAATTATTTTTGCAGCAATAAAATTATATTCGATTAAATCGGGAGAAGGTTTTGACATTCTATTGCTCAAATTTGGTGCAAAAGAAAATGGACAAATATTAGCAGGTGAATATTGGAGGTTTATTACTCCGATATTCTTGCATCTTGATGAGATGCATATTTTTCTGAATTGTTATTCACTATATGCACTAAGTATCGTCGAAAGGTTATTCGGGCATGTAAAATTTTTGGCCATTTATTTGATCGCAGGTATTGCAGGAAACATAGCAAGCTTTTTATTCTCCATGAGTTGGGGGGCTGGAGCTTCCGGTGCTATATTTGGACTGCTTGGCTCACTGCTTTATTTAGGTTTGCAGAGGCCGGCCCTTTTCAGAGCGTATTTTGGTGCGAATGTGCTTATTACTATAGTTATTAACCTTGCATACGGGTTTTCCAGATCGGGAATAGATAATTTTGCACATATCGGTGGTCTCATAGGCGGATTTTTAGCTACAGGTGCGGTATCAACTTCTAATATAGCAAAATGGTACTTAAACAGATTTATCTATATTGCAATTATTGTTGTAATGCTTGCATCAAGCTTGTTTTATGGTTTTAATAGTACAAAAAGCACTTTAACATTAAAGATAAATGCCATGGAGGAGCTCTACGTAAGCCAGAAGTGGAGCGAAGTTAAAAAGGTCGGCAAGGAGATAATAGAATTGGAAAAAGCGGATGACGTCAGTAAATCTGCTGCATATTGGTACTTGGCCTGGACTGAATATGTTACGGGGAATAAGGAAGAAGCATTAAACCATTCAAAAAAGTTGACGGAGTTTGACCCTTTGAGAGGGCGGTATTTTTCTGCATTTCTTTACTATGAGATGGGTCAGTATCAAAATTCCAGGAATGAGGTAAATGAAGCGAAAAAATTGAAGAATAGTAATGATGCAATTTATAAGGCTATATCGGAAATCGACGGATACTTGAAAAAGTTAGGATACTGA
- a CDS encoding alpha-amylase family glycosyl hydrolase: MKLLPLEKLGAREVSPGVVEFGMPLPWVSAKNGYKMWVRVIHEKDQFLQEINPCDFEMTYSYDQELGDYWSCKVNIYNSSGTHPKSSWGTTGKYVYRYMLRDSQTHEMIDWIVCPFAREFSTGKMSAITLSYEPHTWSENEESWCVPAINDLIMYELMLGEFGGGIDGTIEKLDYLKDLGVNCLELMPVSNVLSTIDWGYLPVGYFGVDERFGKRRDMQRLVDAAHQRGIAVILDSVYGHTSDIFTYSYVYKKLKFSENPFMGPFSKDYFGESTDYNREFTRNFFFTVNNHWLDCYHVDGFRYDCVPNFWDGPTGNGYANLTYSTYQLVKSNANSDNHWKRFKNGDYINLIQCAEQLEGPEEIIEKTYSNCTWQNETLGAAQAVAGGDFDHITSLGYRFGLLSYPEETNTNNDRLKKTALQYIENHDHKRFICNFKMIKKDNELLSEGSRDVWYKIQPYLMGLFTSKGIPLLWQGEEFGENYYVPNSGWGRVMLYRPVRWDYFYDDIGKEIIGLVRRLTTIRAKNSQFRQGKHYFYNHYDNYQIKGVLMFSREYENKFSLIALNFSDSDQTIPFCFPYNGTYREELYGDSDDALNLKNVLSGADWNLVIPSNFGRIWTVNF; the protein is encoded by the coding sequence ATGAAACTTCTGCCGCTGGAAAAGCTTGGGGCACGAGAAGTATCGCCCGGAGTAGTGGAATTTGGCATGCCGCTGCCCTGGGTTTCTGCAAAGAACGGTTATAAAATGTGGGTTAGGGTAATCCATGAAAAGGATCAATTCTTACAGGAAATTAATCCTTGTGATTTTGAGATGACTTACTCATATGACCAGGAATTGGGAGACTACTGGTCCTGCAAGGTTAATATATACAATTCTTCAGGAACTCATCCCAAATCTTCCTGGGGCACTACAGGCAAGTACGTTTACAGATATATGCTCAGGGACTCACAAACACATGAGATGATAGACTGGATAGTTTGTCCGTTTGCCCGGGAGTTTTCTACAGGTAAGATGTCAGCTATTACATTATCCTATGAGCCTCACACTTGGAGTGAGAATGAGGAAAGCTGGTGTGTTCCTGCAATAAATGACCTGATAATGTACGAATTAATGCTTGGTGAATTCGGCGGAGGGATTGATGGCACCATAGAAAAGCTGGACTATCTTAAAGATCTGGGTGTTAACTGTTTAGAGCTGATGCCGGTATCCAATGTACTAAGCACCATCGATTGGGGCTATCTTCCCGTAGGATATTTCGGTGTTGATGAGAGATTCGGCAAAAGGAGAGATATGCAGCGTTTGGTTGATGCTGCCCATCAGCGTGGCATAGCAGTTATTCTCGATTCGGTTTACGGTCATACCAGTGATATCTTTACCTACTCATATGTTTATAAAAAACTAAAATTTAGTGAAAATCCCTTTATGGGCCCATTTTCCAAGGACTACTTCGGAGAAAGTACTGATTACAACAGAGAGTTTACCCGAAACTTTTTCTTTACAGTCAATAACCACTGGCTAGATTGTTATCATGTTGACGGCTTCCGATATGACTGTGTACCTAATTTTTGGGATGGTCCAACCGGAAACGGATATGCAAACCTGACCTACAGCACATATCAATTGGTTAAAAGCAATGCCAATTCAGACAATCATTGGAAGAGGTTCAAAAATGGAGACTATATAAACCTTATACAATGTGCCGAGCAGCTTGAAGGTCCCGAAGAAATTATTGAGAAAACGTACAGCAACTGTACATGGCAAAACGAAACCCTTGGTGCTGCACAAGCAGTAGCCGGCGGAGACTTTGACCACATAACAAGCCTGGGTTATAGATTCGGACTATTAAGCTATCCCGAAGAAACCAATACTAACAATGACAGGCTCAAGAAGACTGCGTTACAGTATATTGAAAACCATGACCATAAAAGATTTATATGTAATTTTAAAATGATCAAAAAGGACAATGAGCTGCTTAGCGAGGGAAGCAGAGATGTCTGGTATAAGATACAGCCCTATTTAATGGGTTTATTTACATCGAAGGGAATCCCTCTTCTTTGGCAGGGAGAAGAGTTCGGAGAAAATTACTACGTGCCAAACAGCGGCTGGGGGAGGGTTATGCTCTACAGGCCTGTACGTTGGGACTATTTCTATGATGATATAGGTAAGGAAATAATCGGGCTCGTGAGAAGATTAACGACGATAAGGGCAAAAAATTCTCAATTCAGACAGGGCAAGCACTATTTCTATAACCATTATGACAATTATCAGATTAAGGGAGTATTGATGTTCTCGCGTGAATATGAGAATAAGTTCAGCCTTATTGCACTGAATTTCAGTGATAGTGACCAAACCATCCCCTTTTGTTTCCCTTATAATGGAACTTATAGGGAAGAATTGTATGGAGATTCAGATGATGCTCTCAATTTGAAAAATGTCCTTTCGGGAGCCGATTGGAATTTAGTCATCCCAAGCAATTTTGGCCGTATATGGACTGTAAACTTTTAG
- the yedF gene encoding sulfurtransferase-like selenium metabolism protein YedF yields MKTAIIINNESFGMGDDELGKKLLGAFLRKLWASEKLPDFIMCYNSGVKVICKGSAVLDALHGLCERGVDIIACGTCIDHYDLGNSIEVGRRSDMNEIVSIMMNYDKVITV; encoded by the coding sequence ATGAAAACAGCAATTATTATAAATAATGAGTCTTTTGGCATGGGTGATGATGAATTGGGCAAAAAGCTTTTGGGAGCATTTTTAAGAAAGCTTTGGGCCTCGGAGAAATTACCTGATTTCATTATGTGCTATAATTCCGGCGTGAAAGTTATTTGTAAGGGTTCTGCAGTTTTAGATGCCCTTCATGGCTTATGTGAAAGAGGTGTTGATATCATCGCCTGCGGCACCTGTATAGACCACTATGACCTTGGAAACAGTATAGAAGTTGGGAGAAGATCCGACATGAACGAAATCGTTTCAATAATGATGAATTACGATAAGGTTATTACTGTTTAA
- the selD gene encoding selenide, water dikinase SelD → MMENIKLTEYSHGAGCGCKISPAVLDSILKATDNTISYPNLLVGNSSKDDAAAYDLGNGASVLSTTDFFMPIVDDPYTFGRIAATNAISDIYAMGGKPLMAISILGWPVKVLSADIARQVIAGGRAVCDNAGIPLAGGHSIDSPEPIFGLAVTGIVDNNRLKQNNKAVPGCELFLTKPLGIGILTTAQKRKRIEPGHIEPAVEAMCTLNKIGAEISGLEGVAALTDVTGFGLLGHLGEVCEGSGISAEVYYNEIPLLPNTKKYLELDCVPGGTINNYKSYGHNVGDITKEQKHILCDPQTSGGLLAVVKKESVQVFLEITKAHGLSLKSIGKTVEAGEKLIKVI, encoded by the coding sequence ATTATGGAAAATATTAAATTAACTGAATACAGCCATGGAGCTGGTTGTGGGTGCAAAATTTCTCCGGCTGTACTGGATTCAATATTGAAAGCTACGGATAATACAATTTCATACCCTAACCTACTGGTCGGCAACAGTAGCAAAGATGACGCTGCTGCATATGACCTTGGTAATGGAGCATCGGTTTTAAGCACCACAGATTTCTTTATGCCGATAGTTGATGATCCCTACACATTTGGGAGGATTGCTGCAACAAACGCAATAAGCGACATTTATGCAATGGGTGGCAAGCCCCTTATGGCAATTTCCATATTAGGATGGCCAGTGAAAGTCCTCTCAGCAGATATAGCAAGACAAGTCATAGCAGGTGGACGTGCTGTATGTGATAATGCTGGCATTCCCCTTGCAGGAGGGCATTCTATTGATTCACCGGAGCCTATTTTTGGACTTGCTGTTACAGGTATTGTTGATAATAATCGGTTAAAGCAGAATAATAAGGCTGTTCCCGGTTGTGAATTATTTTTAACCAAGCCTCTTGGCATCGGTATTCTGACAACTGCACAAAAAAGGAAAAGAATTGAGCCTGGGCATATAGAACCGGCAGTTGAAGCAATGTGCACCCTCAACAAGATAGGTGCTGAGATATCGGGGCTAGAAGGTGTTGCAGCACTCACCGACGTCACAGGCTTTGGGCTTTTGGGACATTTGGGCGAAGTGTGTGAAGGCAGCGGCATTTCTGCTGAAGTTTATTATAATGAGATCCCACTACTTCCAAACACAAAAAAATATCTGGAACTGGATTGTGTTCCGGGTGGAACTATAAATAACTACAAAAGTTATGGACATAATGTAGGAGATATCACTAAAGAACAGAAACATATTTTATGTGATCCACAAACATCCGGTGGTCTCCTTGCTGTTGTTAAGAAAGAAAGTGTTCAAGTCTTTCTGGAAATAACCAAGGCTCACGGTTTATCCCTTAAGTCTATAGGAAAGACTGTTGAAGCAGGAGAAAAACTGATAAAGGTTATATAA
- a CDS encoding S-layer homology domain-containing protein, whose product MRKEVFKSAAALALIISAICMPAKAAVDTKDKFKDIRSDNWFYSQVLRLNSIKAISGFPDGTFRPYNNITRAEFVKVLMDAFKIPVEDGYYYSDTKEHWAYSYISTASAKGIIPEGMAKDKFLPDRLISRIDMAAIVLSMLNIQNIKGDSPFDDISHDIATTAFKERLITGNIKNGKRLFQPDSKVTRAEASAVVVRALDYFENPEVYIKKSEIQIVQQEKEIKKQKEEIKKQQLYNSLVKSSAVVAQITENSKLYSSYYSPYNIIGTLNAGTKVEIIYGMYTEWFYVAAGKIKGWVPRKALFIPADPPTNTKKMTKDQIEGFVNYKGFKSNSPYLVWIDIDRQLTYVLSGSQGNWKLNRTILCATGRNDAPTIRGTYTISRRGNWFYYPRYKSGAKYWVEFNGDYLFHSVTFDASGNIKDDTLGKRASSGCVRMSVEDSSWFYNYIPKDTTVWVN is encoded by the coding sequence ATGAGGAAGGAAGTATTTAAGTCAGCGGCAGCCTTAGCATTGATAATTTCGGCTATATGCATGCCTGCTAAAGCTGCAGTTGATACAAAGGATAAGTTTAAAGATATACGATCAGACAACTGGTTTTATTCCCAGGTTTTAAGGCTTAACTCCATAAAAGCAATTTCGGGCTTTCCAGACGGGACATTTAGGCCTTATAATAATATTACAAGGGCTGAATTTGTTAAAGTTTTGATGGATGCTTTTAAGATACCTGTTGAAGATGGATATTATTATTCCGACACAAAAGAGCATTGGGCTTACAGCTATATATCCACCGCATCGGCAAAAGGCATTATTCCTGAAGGCATGGCAAAAGACAAATTTTTGCCTGACAGGTTAATCAGCCGGATTGATATGGCAGCTATTGTACTGTCTATGCTAAATATTCAAAATATTAAGGGTGATAGTCCCTTTGATGATATTTCCCATGATATAGCTACTACGGCTTTTAAAGAGCGTTTGATTACAGGAAATATTAAAAATGGCAAGAGGTTGTTTCAGCCTGATTCCAAAGTCACAAGAGCTGAGGCAAGTGCAGTTGTAGTGAGGGCTTTGGATTATTTTGAAAATCCTGAAGTATACATAAAAAAGTCAGAAATTCAGATAGTACAGCAGGAGAAAGAGATTAAAAAACAGAAAGAAGAAATAAAAAAGCAGCAGCTATATAACAGCCTGGTTAAGTCATCAGCGGTAGTAGCACAAATCACAGAAAATTCAAAGCTATATTCGTCATATTACTCCCCATATAATATTATTGGAACTTTAAATGCAGGCACTAAGGTAGAAATTATTTACGGCATGTATACCGAATGGTTTTATGTTGCTGCAGGTAAAATAAAGGGATGGGTACCGAGAAAGGCATTATTTATACCTGCTGATCCGCCTACAAATACCAAAAAGATGACAAAGGATCAGATTGAAGGTTTTGTTAATTATAAAGGTTTTAAGAGCAATTCGCCTTATTTAGTCTGGATAGATATAGATAGACAGTTAACCTATGTACTTTCCGGTTCTCAAGGGAATTGGAAGTTGAATAGGACAATCCTATGTGCGACGGGTAGGAACGATGCCCCGACAATAAGAGGGACATATACCATATCCCGAAGGGGAAATTGGTTTTACTATCCTAGATATAAAAGCGGAGCCAAGTATTGGGTAGAGTTTAACGGAGATTACCTTTTCCATTCCGTTACTTTTGACGCAAGCGGTAACATAAAGGATGATACATTGGGTAAAAGGGCATCTTCAGGCTGTGTGAGAATGTCAGTTGAAGACAGCAGTTGGTTTTATAATTATATTCCAAAGGATACTACTGTTTGGGTTAATTAA
- a CDS encoding stalk domain-containing protein has protein sequence MNTGTRRVIAVLSIVFVIFGVSFNYAYSLDAEISELLQKMSILSQEGKFEESISVTDQLFAKDKTHMAAYEFKSMAYFRLGKIDKAYDVLVEQLKLNPRNKIAIYNAACACAKLGKKDNAIEYVKQLLTLEITEKNALLKDKDLDSIKQAEEFKKLTGISVRVDGELLYPDVLPINKDGRIMLPMRSIFEALGANISWDDKSKTVTAVKGNTTVKISINKKIANINGEDIEIDVPPALNQGRTMVPVRFVSESLGQTVSWDPENQHVDIISEAPKGNADGYEEVKSQLNGMTKVSVIDGMWPDPYHLGSEEGMIMVIATDKKALDLMNSLDDAKRKEYMYNIVQDNYGFVVGCDTVFMKFIYEGKVYYSGTMSYDKGIDSVNLTYYEKGLPSNVVKQYKNTLNYKDFYLLPKEEQTSTSLKELS, from the coding sequence ATGAATACTGGTACTAGAAGAGTAATTGCAGTTTTGTCAATAGTTTTTGTCATATTTGGAGTATCTTTCAATTATGCATATTCGTTGGATGCGGAAATTTCAGAGCTTCTTCAAAAGATGAGCATTTTAAGCCAAGAAGGTAAATTTGAAGAGAGCATAAGCGTGACAGATCAGCTATTTGCAAAAGATAAAACTCATATGGCAGCCTATGAATTTAAATCAATGGCATATTTTCGACTTGGAAAAATTGACAAAGCATATGATGTATTAGTAGAGCAGCTTAAGCTTAATCCTAGAAATAAAATAGCCATTTATAATGCAGCATGTGCATGTGCTAAGCTTGGAAAAAAAGACAATGCCATAGAGTACGTGAAGCAGCTTTTAACTCTGGAAATTACAGAGAAGAATGCTTTGCTAAAGGATAAGGATCTGGATTCAATAAAGCAAGCGGAAGAATTCAAAAAGCTTACAGGAATAAGTGTGCGTGTAGATGGAGAACTCCTATACCCTGATGTGCTTCCCATCAATAAAGATGGCAGGATAATGCTGCCTATGCGTTCAATTTTTGAAGCACTTGGAGCTAATATATCATGGGATGATAAAAGCAAAACCGTAACAGCAGTCAAAGGAAATACAACAGTAAAGATTAGCATAAACAAAAAAATAGCGAATATTAATGGAGAAGATATAGAGATTGATGTTCCGCCTGCTTTAAATCAAGGCAGAACCATGGTACCTGTCAGATTTGTATCGGAGTCACTCGGACAAACTGTTAGTTGGGATCCCGAAAACCAGCATGTTGATATAATTTCTGAAGCACCAAAAGGCAATGCAGATGGCTATGAAGAAGTAAAGAGTCAGTTAAACGGTATGACTAAAGTATCGGTTATAGACGGTATGTGGCCGGATCCTTACCACCTCGGTTCTGAGGAAGGAATGATAATGGTAATTGCTACAGATAAAAAGGCACTAGATTTGATGAATTCTTTAGATGATGCAAAAAGAAAAGAGTATATGTATAATATAGTCCAAGATAATTATGGATTTGTAGTTGGCTGCGATACTGTGTTTATGAAATTTATTTATGAAGGAAAGGTTTATTATTCAGGCACAATGAGCTATGATAAAGGCATTGACAGTGTTAATCTTACATATTATGAAAAAGGGTTACCTTCAAATGTTGTAAAGCAGTATAAAAATACATTAAACTATAAAGACTTTTATCTGCTGCCAAAAGAAGAGCAAACATCTACAAGTTTAAAAGAGTTATCATAA
- the mnmH gene encoding tRNA 2-selenouridine(34) synthase MnmH, with product MMTHTYNDYEKIVLNKTPLIDVRAPIEFIKGAFLNAVNLPLMNDEERRLVGICYKEKGSDEAIRLGHKLVSGKTRLERIEAWASHLEKYPDSLVYCFRGGLRSTISQQWIIEETGKEILRLNGGYKAFRNYLINALIPSQHTIPVLLGGFTGSGKTHMLKNLRNSIDLEGLAKHRGSSFGRYINPQPTQIDFENNLAYDLIRHRHKGHNHLIVEDEGVNIGRCIIPKQLFLYFKTGNLILIDLPFEERLLNTVDEYVFLSQAEYVKVFGQEQGLLKWAEYIEDGINRIKKRLGGDLFKRVTVSFDLALNKQQLTCDCSLHSNWIEILLKEYYDPMYRYQIETTGNKIMFRGSTKEVLEFLKAIN from the coding sequence ATGATGACACACACATACAATGATTATGAGAAAATTGTACTTAATAAAACACCCCTTATAGACGTACGTGCTCCTATAGAATTTATAAAAGGTGCCTTCTTGAATGCTGTCAATTTGCCCCTTATGAATGATGAAGAGAGGCGTCTTGTAGGGATATGCTATAAGGAAAAAGGCAGTGATGAAGCAATTAGATTGGGGCATAAGCTTGTATCGGGCAAAACCCGGCTGGAAAGAATTGAAGCTTGGGCGTCTCATCTTGAAAAATATCCTGATAGCTTGGTTTATTGCTTCAGGGGAGGCCTGAGATCAACAATAAGTCAACAGTGGATCATTGAGGAAACAGGAAAAGAAATACTTAGGCTTAATGGCGGCTATAAGGCTTTTAGAAACTACCTTATTAATGCACTTATCCCTTCACAACATACCATACCTGTTCTACTCGGTGGTTTTACCGGTTCAGGTAAAACCCATATGCTTAAAAATCTGAGAAATTCAATCGATCTTGAAGGCCTTGCAAAGCACCGCGGCTCCTCATTCGGAAGGTATATTAATCCTCAGCCTACCCAGATAGACTTTGAGAATAATCTTGCATATGATCTCATAAGACATAGGCACAAGGGCCATAATCACCTGATTGTGGAGGATGAAGGCGTTAACATTGGCAGGTGTATCATTCCAAAGCAGCTTTTTCTGTATTTCAAAACCGGAAACCTGATATTAATTGATCTACCCTTTGAGGAACGTTTACTTAATACAGTAGATGAATATGTTTTTTTATCCCAAGCTGAATATGTTAAAGTATTTGGACAAGAACAAGGTCTACTGAAATGGGCGGAATATATTGAGGATGGTATAAACAGAATAAAAAAGAGGCTCGGAGGCGACCTGTTCAAAAGAGTAACTGTTTCTTTTGATTTGGCACTTAATAAGCAGCAGTTGACATGTGACTGTTCATTACACAGCAACTGGATAGAGATTTTACTAAAGGAATATTATGATCCTATGTACAGGTATCAGATAGAAACAACAGGCAATAAAATCATGTTTAGAGGAAGTACCAAAGAAGTTTTAGAGTTTTTAAAGGCTATTAATTAG
- a CDS encoding sialate O-acetylesterase: MLQLRDALNPTTEIQNANYPNIRFFNVPYGYAGTPQDKFSYPDQCKWLACSPATAQNQTAVGYFFARKLSTELYVPVGIILSAVGGTKIEYWMSRDILGTFPDYTQELNNLQVNSNSLTGL, translated from the coding sequence GTGCTTCAGCTTCGTGATGCTCTAAACCCAACCACTGAAATTCAGAATGCAAATTACCCCAACATACGCTTCTTCAATGTTCCATATGGATATGCAGGTACTCCTCAGGATAAATTCAGCTATCCCGATCAATGCAAGTGGCTGGCTTGCTCACCTGCAACAGCACAAAATCAGACAGCTGTAGGCTATTTCTTCGCACGTAAGTTAAGTACAGAGCTGTATGTTCCGGTAGGGATAATCCTTTCAGCAGTCGGTGGTACAAAAATAGAGTATTGGATGAGCAGGGACATTCTCGGAACCTTTCCGGATTATACTCAGGAACTCAATAACCTTCAGGTTAATTCTAATTCACTGACTGGGCTTTAA
- a CDS encoding BlaI/MecI/CopY family transcriptional regulator gives MDSLAAKITDSEVEVMRVLWEAGCELPITDIRKPLEQKSSWETSTIKTLLRRLCEKGVVLATKRDVFYYKPLVSEAEYNEYSTQNLIDRLFAGSAKKLVASLLGSKKLNKSDIEELQNMFKVGDKDE, from the coding sequence ATGGATTCATTAGCAGCAAAGATAACAGATTCTGAAGTTGAGGTTATGCGTGTTTTGTGGGAGGCGGGGTGCGAGCTTCCTATTACCGATATAAGAAAACCACTTGAACAAAAAAGCAGTTGGGAAACTTCCACCATAAAAACGTTGCTTCGCAGGTTGTGCGAAAAAGGGGTAGTTTTAGCGACTAAAAGGGATGTGTTCTATTACAAGCCTTTAGTTAGTGAGGCGGAATATAACGAGTACTCCACCCAGAACCTGATTGACCGGTTGTTTGCCGGCAGTGCTAAAAAGCTTGTGGCATCTTTATTGGGAAGCAAGAAACTAAATAAGTCGGATATTGAAGAACTTCAGAATATGTTTAAAGTAGGTGACAAGGATGAATGA